One Nocardia sp. BMG111209 DNA segment encodes these proteins:
- a CDS encoding PAC2 family protein, producing the protein MNASASPDPDLPTLRDPVLVAAFEGWNDAADAASGAVEHLELIWDAEPLAELDSEDYYDYQVNRPTVRQVDGVTREIQWPSTTLSVCSPPGSNRDVVLLHGIEPNMRWRSFCNDILELIDQLGVTTVVILGALLADTPHTRPVPVTGTAYNKEAAEQFSIEQTRYEGPTGITGVLQDACVRAGVPSISFWAAVPHYVSQPPNPKATIALLHKVEDVLDIEVPLGELPTQAEEWEKAVDEMTAGDEEVTEYVRSLEERGDQVDLNEAMAKIDGDAIAAEFEKYLRRRGGPGGFAL; encoded by the coding sequence GTGAACGCCAGTGCATCACCCGATCCGGATCTGCCGACGTTGCGTGATCCCGTCCTGGTCGCTGCCTTCGAGGGCTGGAACGATGCCGCCGACGCCGCCAGCGGTGCCGTCGAGCATCTGGAGCTGATCTGGGACGCGGAACCGCTCGCCGAGCTGGACTCCGAGGACTACTACGACTACCAGGTGAACCGCCCGACGGTTCGTCAGGTCGACGGCGTCACGCGCGAGATCCAGTGGCCGTCGACGACCTTGTCGGTCTGCTCGCCACCGGGCAGCAACCGCGACGTGGTCCTGTTGCACGGCATCGAGCCCAACATGCGCTGGCGCAGCTTCTGCAACGACATCCTGGAACTGATCGATCAGCTCGGCGTCACCACCGTCGTCATCCTCGGCGCGCTGCTCGCCGACACCCCGCACACCCGTCCCGTCCCCGTCACCGGCACCGCCTACAACAAGGAGGCGGCCGAGCAGTTCAGCATCGAGCAGACCCGGTACGAGGGCCCGACCGGGATCACCGGGGTGCTGCAGGACGCGTGCGTGCGCGCGGGCGTACCGTCCATCTCGTTCTGGGCCGCGGTGCCGCACTACGTGTCGCAGCCGCCGAATCCCAAGGCCACCATCGCCCTGCTGCACAAGGTCGAGGACGTGCTCGACATCGAGGTCCCGCTCGGCGAGCTGCCCACCCAGGCCGAGGAGTGGGAGAAGGCGGTCGACGAGATGACCGCCGGCGACGAGGAGGTCACCGAATACGTTCGCTCCCTGGAGGAGCGCGGCGATCAGGTCGATCTCAACGAGGCGATGGCGAAGATCGACGGTGACGCGATCGCCGCCGAATTCGAGAAATACCTGCGCCGCCGCGGCGGACCGGGCGGTTTCGCACTCTGA
- a CDS encoding SbcC/MukB-like Walker B domain-containing protein, whose translation MSLIHGGVRFVPTRAGIVNLWDYRDQEFCFADGRLVLRGPNGSGKTKGLEVLFPFVFDGRIEPRRLNPFAGEERTMKSNLLYRKQDSAYSYVWMEFARGDWDDPEVVTVGIGMRATKSSDKVTRWYFVADGRVGVDFSLIGTDDRPLTRKQLAEQVGTDAIVDRPLDYRAAIDARMFGLGLQRYDQLINLILTLRRPQLAKNLDPRGLSQALTDGLRPLDDQLILDAARSFSDMEEVGRTLEGLVQADTATRAFVGVYRKYLAVQAKSDVDQVGARLEAVTHAGTALFAATALRERRESERTAAEARAEEADRGYEQSLADRETLQRSGAYEGKQQLDDLADAVRRLETSAAVHRDKATKARQVVEQRAGEADHARAALETAVAARNRGEDELRTAAEEAGTDWSAVPETARAEQLTVTVRSHAEERDADVRAVRQALVLVDTAETDRSRAERAAQRAADQRDTATAALAEAEAGVTLARANTAAALREWWTTQREVFGPGADLLPALDAAQAEGHDGPTPAEVLAEHTEPLIDAIRGRREQARTAAARAADDLAGLRAEQQRVAAENDDAPPPFAARTDDRAGRPGAPLWRLVRFADQVTADQAAGIEAALQAANLLDAWLCDDTALPAHESDQFLRPLPPHLRPAGRTLADVLVVDEDVADGDNRPRDDGATAADRHGTNGESTGNVAADTTGYASTTGMNSGTVAAHGPRVSGIRSVSADFVAAVLSSIALDDSAVTGPGRSSIGPSAESAPAGGPSPSADGTRTASGGAPPTATDHGRGADSSSGRAQATTAGSPKDPFDADSPENTSGSVDPVVIGTDGHYRQGVQLGRHTKAQAEFIGATARARRRTARLGELATAVATAAAAERQAHAEEQAATAELTRISAAAKALPRTTAVFAAQRAVAEAAGVLRERTETAAHAERDLDQAVAAHTAADKKARAVAAGRRAPRDPAALDALAAAIRHFENTGTTLLRLRGDQQREAERRREADDRLAESRDLAEAFAEEAEAAQSGYQEQLRKLETLRDALGAGAADIDRELELARERIDAARAEQKSARKAAADAIEGVGSAEGAYRAANDALRTALTELLADVKALAPYARPDLLSLLGAAAGRWPATEGAWSTPEQLLYRIETGGPHAEPRVLPEEVQQLFDSLSAATTSVRAGEAVRKSTRSAVTAALQEFDAALAATGQDYRLQWDAADGLTVVQVHDEQGAAALADFAERIAGARSDQELLLTDAERRILEDALLSGLAQQIHERTGDARQLIARMGTEMKQRRMSSGNTIGVHWVLADTLSESARAVCKLLDRDTTDLSSDDLATVRAHFAAEIRAARAAHPERSYPEILATTLDYRTWRVFAFTLITADGTEDRLTVARHSALSGGEQSVSLHLPLFAAAHVMLDSADPQAPRLLALDEAFAGVDDNGRSELLGLSVDFDLDLFMTGYDLWITYDHVPACAHYDLAHSAAENTVSATLLVWDSRDLLAEHDGSDLTTALGSPNRRRVAHTVEGGITFDEALELTP comes from the coding sequence GTGAGCCTCATCCACGGTGGTGTCCGGTTCGTCCCGACCCGGGCGGGCATCGTCAATCTCTGGGACTATCGCGACCAGGAGTTCTGCTTCGCCGACGGGCGGCTGGTGTTGCGCGGCCCCAACGGATCCGGCAAGACCAAGGGCCTGGAGGTGTTGTTCCCCTTCGTGTTCGACGGTCGCATCGAGCCGCGCCGGCTCAACCCGTTCGCCGGCGAGGAACGCACGATGAAGTCGAATCTGCTGTATCGCAAACAGGATTCGGCGTACTCGTACGTGTGGATGGAGTTCGCGCGCGGCGACTGGGACGATCCCGAGGTGGTGACGGTCGGCATCGGCATGCGGGCCACGAAATCCTCGGACAAGGTGACGCGCTGGTACTTCGTCGCCGACGGCCGGGTGGGCGTGGACTTCTCGCTGATCGGCACCGACGACCGGCCGCTGACCCGGAAGCAATTGGCGGAGCAGGTCGGCACGGACGCCATCGTGGACCGGCCGCTGGACTATCGGGCCGCCATCGACGCGCGCATGTTCGGGCTCGGGTTGCAGCGCTACGACCAGCTCATCAATCTCATTCTGACACTGCGGCGTCCGCAGCTGGCGAAGAATCTCGACCCGCGTGGCCTGTCGCAGGCGCTCACCGACGGACTGCGGCCGCTGGACGATCAGCTGATCCTCGACGCGGCTCGCTCGTTCAGCGATATGGAAGAGGTCGGGCGCACCCTCGAGGGTCTGGTCCAGGCCGACACCGCCACCCGCGCCTTCGTCGGCGTGTACCGGAAATACCTTGCGGTACAGGCGAAGTCCGATGTGGATCAGGTCGGGGCGCGGCTGGAGGCGGTCACCCACGCCGGTACCGCGCTGTTCGCGGCCACCGCGTTGCGCGAACGCCGCGAGTCCGAGCGCACCGCCGCGGAGGCGCGGGCCGAGGAGGCCGACCGCGGGTACGAACAGTCCCTCGCCGATCGCGAGACGCTGCAACGCTCCGGCGCCTATGAGGGCAAACAGCAACTCGACGATCTGGCCGACGCGGTGCGCCGGTTGGAGACCTCGGCCGCCGTGCACCGCGACAAGGCGACCAAGGCCCGGCAGGTGGTGGAACAGCGCGCGGGCGAGGCCGATCACGCCCGCGCCGCCCTCGAGACCGCGGTCGCGGCCCGCAACCGCGGCGAGGACGAGCTGCGGACCGCCGCCGAGGAGGCGGGCACCGACTGGTCCGCGGTCCCGGAAACCGCACGCGCGGAACAACTCACGGTCACCGTGCGCAGCCACGCCGAGGAGCGCGACGCGGATGTGCGGGCCGTGCGGCAGGCGCTGGTCCTGGTCGACACCGCCGAAACCGATCGGTCCCGCGCCGAACGCGCCGCTCAGCGCGCCGCCGACCAGCGCGACACCGCGACCGCCGCCCTCGCCGAGGCCGAGGCCGGCGTCACCCTGGCCCGCGCGAATACCGCTGCGGCACTGCGTGAATGGTGGACCACCCAGCGCGAGGTGTTCGGCCCCGGCGCCGACCTGCTCCCGGCGCTGGACGCGGCGCAGGCCGAAGGGCACGACGGCCCCACCCCCGCCGAGGTGCTGGCCGAACACACCGAGCCACTGATCGATGCCATCCGCGGCCGCCGCGAGCAGGCCCGCACCGCCGCCGCGCGGGCCGCCGACGACCTCGCCGGCCTGCGCGCCGAACAACAGCGCGTCGCGGCCGAGAACGACGACGCCCCACCGCCTTTCGCGGCCCGCACCGACGACCGCGCCGGTCGCCCCGGCGCACCGCTGTGGCGGCTGGTGCGCTTCGCCGACCAGGTCACCGCCGACCAGGCCGCCGGCATCGAAGCGGCCCTGCAGGCGGCCAACCTGCTCGACGCCTGGCTGTGCGACGACACCGCACTGCCCGCCCACGAATCCGACCAGTTCCTGCGCCCACTCCCACCACATCTGCGCCCCGCCGGTCGCACCCTCGCCGACGTCCTGGTCGTGGACGAGGATGTCGCCGACGGGGATAACCGCCCCCGAGACGACGGCGCGACCGCCGCGGACCGTCACGGCACCAATGGCGAGAGCACCGGCAACGTCGCGGCGGACACCACCGGCTACGCGAGCACAACCGGGATGAACTCCGGAACCGTCGCCGCGCACGGTCCCCGGGTCTCCGGCATCCGTTCCGTATCAGCGGATTTCGTCGCCGCCGTACTGTCCTCGATCGCGCTGGACGATTCCGCCGTGACCGGCCCCGGCCGCTCCTCGATCGGCCCGTCCGCCGAATCCGCACCGGCAGGCGGACCGTCGCCGTCGGCCGACGGCACCCGCACCGCCTCGGGTGGCGCGCCGCCGACGGCGACGGACCACGGCCGGGGTGCCGACAGCTCATCCGGTCGCGCACAAGCCACCACCGCCGGCTCGCCGAAGGATCCTTTCGACGCCGACAGCCCCGAGAACACCAGCGGCAGTGTGGATCCGGTGGTGATCGGCACCGACGGCCACTACCGGCAGGGTGTGCAGCTGGGCAGGCACACCAAGGCGCAGGCCGAATTCATCGGCGCCACCGCGCGGGCGCGGCGGCGGACGGCCCGGCTCGGGGAACTCGCCACGGCCGTGGCGACGGCAGCCGCCGCCGAACGGCAGGCCCACGCCGAGGAGCAGGCCGCGACCGCCGAGTTGACCCGAATCTCCGCCGCCGCCAAGGCATTACCGCGCACCACCGCCGTATTCGCGGCGCAGCGGGCGGTCGCCGAGGCGGCCGGGGTGCTGCGGGAGCGGACCGAGACCGCGGCGCATGCCGAGCGCGACCTCGATCAGGCCGTCGCCGCGCACACCGCCGCCGACAAGAAGGCGCGGGCCGTGGCGGCGGGCCGCCGGGCGCCGCGCGATCCGGCCGCGCTCGACGCCCTCGCCGCCGCGATCCGGCATTTCGAGAACACCGGTACCACGCTGTTGCGGCTGCGCGGTGATCAGCAGCGCGAGGCCGAACGCCGCCGTGAGGCCGACGACCGGCTCGCCGAATCCCGGGATCTGGCCGAGGCCTTCGCCGAGGAGGCCGAGGCCGCGCAGAGCGGTTATCAGGAACAGCTGCGCAAGCTGGAGACGCTGCGGGACGCACTCGGCGCCGGGGCGGCCGATATCGACCGCGAACTGGAGCTGGCCCGCGAACGCATCGATGCCGCACGCGCGGAACAGAAGTCGGCCCGCAAGGCGGCCGCCGACGCGATCGAGGGGGTCGGCTCCGCGGAGGGCGCCTACCGGGCCGCGAACGACGCGCTGCGCACCGCACTCACCGAACTGCTCGCCGATGTGAAGGCCCTGGCGCCGTATGCCCGCCCGGATCTGTTGTCGCTGCTCGGCGCCGCGGCCGGGCGCTGGCCCGCCACCGAGGGCGCCTGGTCCACGCCGGAACAACTGCTGTATCGCATCGAGACCGGCGGCCCGCACGCGGAACCGCGGGTACTGCCCGAGGAGGTGCAGCAGCTGTTCGACAGTCTTTCCGCCGCAACGACTTCCGTGCGGGCCGGGGAGGCGGTCCGCAAATCCACCCGCAGTGCCGTCACCGCCGCGCTGCAGGAGTTCGACGCCGCGCTCGCGGCCACCGGGCAGGACTACCGGTTGCAGTGGGACGCCGCGGACGGGCTGACCGTGGTGCAGGTGCACGACGAACAGGGCGCGGCCGCGCTGGCCGACTTCGCCGAGCGCATCGCCGGCGCCCGCTCCGATCAGGAACTGCTGCTCACCGACGCCGAACGCCGCATCCTCGAGGATGCGCTGCTGTCCGGCCTGGCCCAGCAGATCCACGAACGTACCGGCGACGCAAGGCAACTCATCGCTCGTATGGGCACGGAGATGAAGCAGCGCCGCATGTCGTCCGGTAACACCATCGGCGTGCACTGGGTGCTGGCCGACACCCTGTCGGAATCCGCACGCGCGGTGTGCAAGCTGCTCGATCGCGACACCACCGACCTCTCCTCCGACGATCTGGCCACCGTCCGTGCCCATTTCGCGGCCGAGATCCGCGCCGCGCGCGCGGCCCACCCGGAGCGGTCCTATCCCGAAATCCTCGCCACCACACTGGATTACCGCACCTGGCGGGTGTTCGCCTTCACCCTGATCACCGCCGACGGCACCGAGGACCGGCTCACCGTGGCCCGGCACAGCGCGCTGTCCGGCGGCGAACAGTCGGTGTCGCTGCATCTTCCGCTGTTCGCGGCCGCCCACGTGATGCTGGATTCGGCCGACCCGCAGGCGCCGCGGCTGCTGGCGCTGGACGAGGCGTTCGCGGGCGTCGACGACAACGGGCGCAGCGAATTGCTCGGCCTGTCGGTGGATTTCGATCTCGACCTGTTCATGACCGGCTACGACCTGTGGATCACCTACGACCACGTCCCCGCCTGCGCGCACTACGATCTGGCCCACTCCGCGGCCGAGAACACCGTCAGCGCGACTCTGCTGGTGTGGGATTCGCGGGATCTCCTGGCCGAGCACGACGGTTCGGACCTCACGACGGCGCTCGGCTCCCCGAACCGCCGCCGGGTCGCGCACACCGTGGAGGGCGGTATCACCTTCGACGAGGCGCTGGAACTCACACCGTGA
- a CDS encoding TIGR02677 family protein, whose product MRLFSFAVAEKRGEYLWVLRAFDHARAAYVVLLHASDVAETLTGFPDAPRLTATEVGPLLEQLHRWGVLERSYDGTRAATLAEYRNRHYVYQFSQTGYQAYRAVADVLGARADEAALSRLVLPELLADLQALAEANRTGDAERVYRILNRLDTALSELADRAAHFYLTLGDLVRTTEATPESFLAHKDALLAHMREFSMDLARYAPRLAAAIAEVEQTGVAEMIARAGATDERVLLNVAEREQDWRARWQGLRAWFVAAAELGADAHAGTEAERLREATMSAIAAVLSLLRRVTETRKGGVSRESALRHLAGWFTAAPTVDSAHALFDAVFGLGRPRHLAMEHPDADVIPPIRSWWDAPPLEIARTLAETGRPPSPGAPSRIQRNDAGIRRLRQAQLEAQRERAAAARSLAAADVHEHALDERETEVLLRLLDAASTAWVPVSGRVGTTGSENGVTLTVSEHPGSTVVRTARGLLYLNNRRLEVRENSRAATGAESPGSRSAVRGS is encoded by the coding sequence CTGCGGCTGTTCTCCTTCGCGGTGGCGGAGAAGCGCGGCGAATACCTGTGGGTGCTGCGCGCATTCGACCACGCGCGCGCCGCCTACGTGGTGCTGCTGCACGCCAGCGACGTCGCCGAGACGCTGACCGGATTCCCGGATGCGCCGCGGCTCACCGCGACCGAGGTGGGACCGCTGCTGGAACAGCTGCACCGCTGGGGTGTGCTGGAACGCAGTTACGACGGCACCCGAGCGGCGACGCTGGCCGAATATCGCAACCGGCACTACGTCTATCAGTTCTCGCAGACCGGATATCAGGCGTATCGGGCGGTCGCCGACGTGCTCGGCGCGCGGGCCGACGAGGCGGCGCTGTCGCGGCTGGTCCTGCCCGAACTGCTGGCCGATCTGCAGGCGCTGGCCGAGGCCAACCGGACCGGTGACGCCGAACGGGTCTACCGGATCCTGAACCGGCTCGACACCGCGCTGTCGGAACTCGCCGACCGGGCCGCGCACTTCTACCTCACCCTCGGCGATCTGGTCCGCACCACCGAGGCGACCCCGGAATCCTTTCTCGCGCACAAGGATGCGCTGCTGGCGCACATGCGCGAATTCAGCATGGACCTGGCCCGGTACGCACCGCGGCTGGCCGCCGCGATCGCCGAGGTGGAGCAGACCGGGGTCGCGGAGATGATCGCCCGCGCCGGCGCCACCGACGAACGCGTGCTGCTGAATGTGGCCGAGCGGGAACAGGATTGGCGCGCCCGCTGGCAGGGCCTGCGGGCCTGGTTCGTCGCGGCCGCCGAACTCGGCGCCGACGCGCACGCCGGTACCGAGGCCGAGCGGCTGCGGGAGGCGACGATGAGCGCGATCGCGGCGGTGCTGTCGCTGCTGCGCCGGGTCACCGAGACCCGCAAGGGCGGCGTGAGCCGGGAGTCCGCGCTGCGGCATCTGGCGGGCTGGTTCACCGCCGCGCCGACCGTGGACAGCGCGCACGCCCTGTTCGACGCGGTGTTCGGCCTGGGCCGGCCGCGGCATCTGGCGATGGAACATCCGGACGCCGACGTGATCCCGCCCATCCGATCCTGGTGGGACGCACCGCCGTTGGAGATCGCGCGCACCCTGGCCGAGACCGGGCGGCCGCCGTCACCGGGGGCGCCGTCGCGAATCCAGCGCAACGACGCGGGAATTCGCCGGCTGCGGCAGGCCCAGCTCGAGGCCCAGCGCGAACGTGCCGCGGCGGCACGATCACTGGCGGCGGCCGATGTCCACGAGCACGCGCTCGACGAACGCGAGACGGAGGTGCTGCTGCGCCTGCTCGACGCGGCGTCGACGGCGTGGGTTCCGGTCAGTGGCCGGGTCGGCACCACCGGTTCCGAGAACGGCGTCACGCTCACCGTGTCCGAACATCCCGGTTCGACGGTGGTGCGGACGGCCCGGGGGCTGTTGTACCTGAACAACCGGCGCTTGGAGGTGCGCGAGAATTCGCGCGCGGCAACGGGTGCGGAGTCCCCCGGATCGCGTTCGGCGGTGAGGGGATCGTGA
- a CDS encoding DUF2127 domain-containing protein, with product MDFSLRTCSWRGHATYAPDETELAARLHVSTPAGEAWRCLRCGDFVVGDPRQRGPADAAPEVPRGRLLRDRFIMRLLAVERILRGLVFIALAFGVYKVRNSQSQLRSAFDREMPLIRPLADQIGWNPDNSKIVHFIEKGWQLSPTTLTLIAVGLLGYAAIELIEAVGLWLVQRWGEYFAVVATALFLPFEIYELTERITVVRAGALLINVAAVLWLLWSKRLFGINGGGRAYHAEHSEESLLTVERAALADPAAAAARPVAETGS from the coding sequence ATGGATTTCAGTCTGCGTACCTGCTCGTGGCGGGGGCACGCCACGTACGCGCCCGACGAGACGGAACTGGCCGCGCGCCTGCACGTCTCGACGCCCGCCGGCGAGGCGTGGCGCTGCCTGCGCTGCGGCGATTTCGTGGTCGGCGATCCGCGGCAACGCGGCCCCGCCGACGCCGCCCCGGAGGTGCCGCGCGGGCGGCTGCTGCGCGACCGGTTCATCATGCGGCTGCTGGCGGTCGAACGAATCCTGCGCGGATTGGTCTTCATCGCACTGGCATTCGGCGTGTACAAGGTGCGCAACTCGCAGTCGCAGCTGCGTTCGGCCTTCGATCGGGAGATGCCGCTGATCCGCCCCCTGGCCGACCAGATCGGCTGGAACCCGGACAATTCGAAGATCGTGCACTTCATCGAGAAGGGCTGGCAGCTGTCGCCGACCACCCTCACGCTGATCGCGGTGGGGTTGCTCGGATATGCGGCGATCGAATTGATCGAGGCCGTCGGCCTGTGGCTCGTCCAGCGCTGGGGTGAGTACTTCGCCGTGGTCGCGACCGCGCTGTTCCTGCCCTTCGAGATCTACGAACTCACCGAGCGGATCACCGTCGTGCGGGCGGGCGCGCTGCTGATCAACGTGGCCGCGGTGCTGTGGCTGCTGTGGTCCAAGCGCCTGTTCGGCATCAACGGCGGCGGGCGGGCCTACCACGCCGAACACAGCGAGGAGAGCCTGCTCACCGTCGAGCGGGCCGCACTGGCCGACCCGGCCGCGGCCGCCGCCCGGCCGGTCGCCGAGACCGGGAGCTGA
- a CDS encoding TIGR02678 family protein, with translation MHARSIAPLALDSYQRAARVVLANHLVTRTFPDRIALPLIRRWATELREDLAELFGYRLEVTETTARLFPVADRLDPGRPARTPAERVFDRRRYAYLALALASLGRAGDQITLSELADQVAAYATRVDGLELSTERAADRDAFVDAVAWLSARGALTLADGDAGGWAADPEAGEALYDIDRSVVFAIFRPPRALQHLRSVHGLLADGGNDGGATVSVAATRAAAARRVRRALVELPVVYAEELAADERTLLGSEKLVAEVELLTGLRAERRAEGVALIDTSGRLSDVRFPGTGTLAQVALLLVGEIADRVLDIDNPVPRRPLPAPATELSDRLDAAIPLATVFEPLAVAAEPVADEEDSADDPQRPVVPEHPYLTRDWIRETVQALTDRYGSTFAAQWQADVPALTTEAVALLERLRLVRTVGPAGAPAGESGLLILPALARYRGAIVTVRTRAQSELFASAAKLGAHADAGGGS, from the coding sequence ATGCATGCGCGGAGTATCGCGCCGCTGGCGCTGGATTCGTATCAGCGGGCCGCGCGGGTGGTGCTGGCCAACCATCTGGTGACCCGGACCTTCCCGGATCGTATTGCGCTGCCGTTGATCCGGCGCTGGGCCACCGAACTGCGGGAGGATCTCGCCGAACTCTTCGGCTATCGGCTGGAGGTCACGGAGACCACCGCGCGGTTGTTCCCGGTGGCGGATCGGCTCGATCCCGGTCGGCCCGCGCGGACACCCGCCGAGCGGGTCTTCGACCGGCGGCGCTACGCGTATCTGGCGCTGGCGCTGGCCTCGCTGGGGCGCGCGGGGGATCAGATCACGTTGTCGGAGTTGGCCGATCAGGTCGCCGCCTACGCGACGCGGGTGGACGGGCTGGAGTTGTCCACCGAGCGCGCCGCCGATCGGGACGCCTTCGTCGACGCGGTGGCCTGGCTGTCCGCCCGCGGCGCGCTGACCCTCGCCGACGGCGACGCCGGTGGCTGGGCGGCGGATCCGGAGGCCGGGGAGGCGCTGTACGACATCGATCGCTCGGTGGTGTTCGCGATCTTCCGGCCGCCGCGGGCGTTGCAGCATCTGCGGAGCGTGCACGGATTGCTTGCCGACGGCGGGAACGACGGTGGCGCAACGGTTTCCGTCGCCGCGACGCGGGCGGCGGCCGCGCGCCGGGTCCGGCGCGCGCTGGTGGAGCTGCCCGTGGTGTACGCCGAGGAACTGGCCGCCGACGAGCGGACCCTGCTCGGGTCGGAGAAGCTGGTCGCGGAGGTCGAACTGCTGACCGGACTGCGGGCCGAACGGCGGGCCGAGGGCGTCGCCCTCATCGATACCTCGGGGCGGCTGTCCGACGTCCGGTTCCCGGGCACCGGGACGCTCGCGCAGGTGGCGCTGCTGCTGGTCGGCGAGATCGCGGACCGGGTGCTCGACATCGACAATCCCGTGCCCCGGCGGCCCCTGCCCGCCCCGGCCACCGAACTGTCCGACCGGCTCGACGCCGCGATACCGCTCGCCACCGTATTCGAGCCGCTGGCCGTGGCCGCCGAACCCGTTGCGGACGAAGAGGATTCGGCCGACGACCCGCAGCGGCCGGTGGTCCCGGAGCATCCGTACCTCACCCGGGACTGGATCCGCGAGACGGTGCAGGCGCTGACCGACCGCTACGGCTCCACCTTCGCCGCGCAATGGCAGGCCGATGTGCCGGCGCTGACCACCGAGGCCGTCGCATTGCTGGAACGACTGCGGCTGGTCCGGACCGTCGGGCCGGCGGGCGCCCCGGCCGGCGAGTCCGGGCTGCTGATCCTGCCCGCGCTCGCACGCTATCGGGGCGCGATCGTGACGGTGCGCACCCGCGCGCAGTCCGAATTGTTCGCCTCCGCCGCGAAACTCGGCGCGCACGCCGATGCGGGGGGTGGGTCGTGA